From a single Streptomyces liliifuscus genomic region:
- the atpE gene encoding ATP synthase F0 subunit C, which yields MAALETLAAVEGNIGSIGYGLAAIGPGVGVGIIFGNGTQALARQPEAAGLIRANQILGFAFCEALALIGIVMPFVYN from the coding sequence ATGGCTGCCCTTGAGACCCTCGCCGCTGTCGAAGGCAACATCGGTTCCATCGGCTACGGCCTCGCCGCCATCGGCCCCGGCGTCGGCGTCGGCATCATCTTCGGTAACGGCACCCAGGCCCTCGCCCGTCAGCCCGAGGCGGCCGGCCTGATCCGCGCCAACCAGATCCTCGGCTTCGCCTTCTGTGAGGCCCTCGCCCTCATCGGCATCGTCATGCCGTTCGTCTACAACTGA
- the atpB gene encoding F0F1 ATP synthase subunit A yields the protein MSDNGCGFPAPGLHSFLFKPIVTVGGFEFNKVMLLALITTLLVVTFFTLAFGKAKVVPGKLQMVGEAGYDFVRRGIVYETLGKREGEKYVPLMVSLFFFIWIMNIWSVIPLAQFPVSSIIAFPMVLAGIVYIVWVSLTFKKHGFVGFFKNVTGYDKSLGPVLPLVMVIEFFSNLLVRPFTHAVRLFANMFAGHLMLVMFTVASWYLLNSWMIPAAGISFVMTVVMILFELFVQAVQAYVFVLLACSYIQGALAENH from the coding sequence ATGTCCGACAACGGCTGCGGCTTCCCGGCACCGGGCCTGCACTCGTTCCTGTTCAAGCCGATCGTCACGGTCGGTGGGTTCGAGTTCAACAAGGTGATGCTGCTCGCGCTCATCACCACGCTCCTGGTCGTCACCTTCTTCACGCTTGCCTTCGGCAAGGCGAAGGTGGTCCCGGGCAAGCTGCAGATGGTCGGCGAGGCCGGTTACGACTTCGTTCGCCGCGGCATCGTCTACGAGACCCTCGGCAAGCGGGAGGGCGAGAAGTACGTCCCCCTGATGGTCTCGCTCTTCTTCTTCATCTGGATCATGAACATCTGGTCCGTGATCCCGCTGGCCCAGTTCCCGGTCTCGTCGATCATCGCCTTCCCGATGGTGCTCGCCGGCATCGTCTACATCGTCTGGGTCTCGCTGACGTTCAAGAAGCACGGCTTCGTCGGCTTCTTCAAGAACGTCACCGGTTACGACAAGTCGCTCGGCCCGGTGCTGCCGCTCGTCATGGTGATCGAGTTCTTCTCGAACCTGCTGGTCCGGCCGTTCACGCACGCGGTGCGACTGTTCGCCAACATGTTCGCCGGTCACCTGATGCTGGTGATGTTCACCGTCGCCTCCTGGTACCTGCTGAACAGCTGGATGATCCCGGCCGCCGGCATCTCCTTCGTCATGACCGTCGTCATGATCCTCTTCGAGCTCTTCGTGCAGGCCGTCCAGGCGTACGTGTTCGTGCTCCTCGCCTGCTCGTACATCCAGGGCGCCCTGGCCGAGAACCACTGA
- a CDS encoding F0F1 ATP synthase subunit B translates to MIANLVQLAAEEEQNPLIPPGPELLVGTIAFAIVFFFFWKKLLPNINKVLEERRAAIEGGIEEADAMKVEAQSVLEQYKAQLAEARHEAARLRQEAQEQGATLIAEMRAEGQRQREEIIAAGHSQIAADRKAASSALRQDVGQLATELAGKLVGESLEDHARQSRTIDRFLDGLDESASKAEASR, encoded by the coding sequence GTGATCGCCAACCTGGTACAGCTGGCGGCCGAGGAGGAGCAGAACCCGCTCATCCCGCCGGGCCCCGAGCTGCTCGTCGGCACCATCGCCTTCGCCATCGTGTTCTTCTTCTTCTGGAAGAAGCTCCTCCCGAACATCAACAAGGTTCTGGAAGAGCGCCGCGCGGCGATCGAGGGCGGTATCGAAGAGGCCGACGCCATGAAGGTCGAGGCCCAGAGCGTGCTGGAGCAGTACAAGGCTCAGCTCGCCGAGGCTCGGCACGAGGCCGCGCGTCTGCGCCAGGAGGCGCAGGAGCAGGGCGCCACGCTCATCGCCGAGATGCGTGCGGAAGGCCAGCGGCAGCGCGAGGAAATCATCGCCGCCGGTCACTCGCAGATCGCGGCCGACCGCAAGGCCGCGTCGTCGGCGCTGCGCCAGGACGTGGGCCAGCTGGCCACCGAACTGGCCGGCAAGCTCGTCGGGGAGTCCCTCGAGGACCACGCCCGGCAGAGCCGCACGATCGACCGCTTCCTCGACGGTCTCGACGAGTCCGCTT